The Armatimonadota bacterium genomic interval CGGTGCCGCGGTGACAGTGTCGAAATCACTGACTCTTAAGGCAAAGGCCTGGAAGACTGGGATGAATCCCAGTGCGGTGAAGTCGGCGGTCTATACAATCAGCCATATTCCAACGAATATCAGTCTTGCTCCATCCAGCGGCTATTTGAGGGGCTACTGGAAATATACGTTTGTCAGCAAGCACTCAGACAGCGCGGGCGCAGGAACGATCAAAAGTGTAAGCCTACTGATAAATTCGGCTACTGTGGGGTCAAATGCAATATATTGCATTTACATTGGAAACAAACTCTACCTTAGAAACGATGAAGGCACCAGAAGTCTTGGCGGGTATGAGGTCGGTTCTGACAATGTTATAGAGAATGGTCAGTGCAGGCTCTACTGCAAAAATACTACAGTATCCAGGAGCGGAAACACGCTTACTGTCAATTGGGTGATTGAGATAAAGCCTTCAATGGCCAATAGGGTTTGCTACGGATGGCTTTTTGCGGCGGACAGCGATGGTTTTTATAAGGGATGGGATAAATTCGGGGAGTTTACGTTTCGTCCGCTTACCGAGCCTTGGAATGTCTGTCTGATTCCTGTAAGCGCCACTTTCAATACGGGAGTTAAATATACGATCAGTAGTGTTTACTTCGATATCGCCTGTTGTTCATCAATCGACATAGCTGCTCTTCTGATTAACAATGTGCAGTCGGCTTCAAACGCAGTGTATGTATTGTATAATGTGCAGACCGACAAGCTCTTTTTGAGAAATGATGCGGGGACTGGAAATCTCGGCGGTTATGCGCCGGGTTCGGACAATGTCATCGAAAACAAACAGTGCAAGCTATACTGCAAGTACACAACTGTGGTGAATAATATAAATGGGCTTGCGATCAGTTGGAGTATTGAGATGAAACCATCGATGGCAGGCAAGAGTTGTAAGTGCTGGCTTTATGTCAAAGATATCACAGGAGTCTACAACGGCTGGAGTTTTCTGGGAAGCCGCACTATTAAATAGCATGAGATTCCCTAGTAAAGCATACAACGACCCCGGGGTTCCCGGGGCTGTTTTTTGCGAAGGACTTCATGCTTGCTTTCATAAACCATGGTTTTGTGGGCAATACAGGAGGCGGAAGGTGACCAGTCGCGAACGCATCAAAACAATTTTCACAGGCGGTGTGCCGGATCGGTGCGGATTCTGGATGGGAAATCCGCTTGGGGATACATGGCAGAATTATTTTGAATATTTTGGCACCTCAAATCAAGAAGAAGTGCGCAGGCATCTGGATGATGATATTCGCTGGATATGTGCGGACTTTGCATACAAGCACCCCGAGGGTAAGCCGCTCTTTGAAATGACCAGAGATGGAAAACCCATCTTTGCCGATTGCGAGGATGTCGTGGAGATTGAGGACTATCCCGATTGGCCGAACCTTGATTACCTGGACTTTACTCAGCCGCTTGACGATCTGCGCAGCGCAGGAGATGTCTGCCGCGCAAGTGGAATGTGGGCATCGTTTTTCCATATCCTTGCCGGTTACTTCGGGATGGAAAACTACTTCATAAAAATGTATCTGAATCCGGATGTTGTCGATGCGGTGACGCGAAAAGTGTGCGAATTTTTCCTTGAGTCAAACAGACGGTTTTTCGAGGTTGCGGGTGACGAGATGGACGTGTTTTTCTTTGGAAATGATTACGGCACTCAGCTCGATCTGCTCGTCAGCCCCGAACAGTGGGATCGTTTTATGCTCCCTTACACAAAAGCGCTGGTGGACCTTGGGCACAAATACGGTTACAAAGTGATGCATCACTCCTGTGGGGCAGTCCATAAAATCATTCCCAAATATATCGAGATGGGAGTCGATGCGCTGCATCCTCTGCAAGCCAGGGCATCCAACATGGATGCCGAGACTCTTGCCCGTGATTTCAAAGGCAAAATTGCATTTGTGGGCGGTATAGACACTCAGCATTTGCTGGTTCATGGCTCTCCTGAAGATGTCAAGGCAGAAGTGCGGCGAGTAAAGGCATTGCTGGGTCCGAACCTGGTTATCAGTCCGAGTCATGAGGCACTGCTGCCGAATGTTCCTGCACAAAACGTTGTTGCAATGGCCGAGGCGGCGAGGGAAATGTAAGAGGATTTCACGCCCATAATTGGGAAGTTTATACACATGCCCAATCTTTTACCGGAAACACCTGAAGAGCTGTCTCATCAGCCTCTTGCAGCGCGCATGCGCCCGAGGACTATGGACGAGTTCGTCGGCCAGGAGCAGATTCTGGCACCAGGCACTCTCCTTCGCACGGCTATCGAAAAAGATGAGCTTCCTTCCATGATCTTCTGGGGACCTGCAGGCTGCGGCAAGAGCACACTGGCGGCGGTGATAGCTCACCACAGCCGGGCGCGGTTTGAAAATTTCAGCGCCGTCACATCGGGCATACCCGAGATGCGTAAAGTGATCGCCCGGTCAAAAGAGCAGCGCAAGCTCGACGGGCGCAAGACTATTCTCTTTGTCGATGAGATACATCGATTTAATAAAGCCCAGCAGGACGCGCTTTTACCTCATGTTGAGGACGGAACTGTTGTCCTGATCGGCGCGACCACCGAGAACCCGTATTTTGAAGTGAACACTCCTCTGCTTTCGCGTGCGCGCATCTTCAGGTTCGATCCTCTTTCTGATGAGAATGTCAGGGCGCTTATTGATCGAGCCCTGCATGACAGTGAGCGCGGGCTTGGCAGCGAAAATATCGTGGTCAATGAAGACGCCATGGCCCATATTATAGACATCGCCGAAGGTGACGCCCGCAATGCCCTGAACGCTCTCGAATCGGCAGTCGCTTCTACCGAGCCCGATCCCAAAACAGGCGTAAAGACAGTCACACTAAAAATTGCTGAAGAAGCTGTTCAAAAAAGGGTGTTGAAATACGACAGGAATGGGGATAACCACTACGATACCGTTTCGGCATATATCAAATCGATGCGCGGCTCCGATCCCGATGCGGCCATATACTGGCTGGCGCGAATGCTGGCCGCTGGGGAGGACCCCAAGTTCGTGGCGAGGCGATTGGTCATTGCCGCCGCGGAGGATATAGGTAACGCGGACCCGATGGCGCTGGTAGTGGCGAATGCGACTGCTCAGGCTGTGCAGTTCGTAGGCATGCCGGAGGCTCAGATTCCTCTGGCTCAGGCGACAGTATATCTGGCCTGCGCGCCCAAGAGCAACGCAAGCTACATGGCGATAGATCGGGCGAATAGAGATGTAATGGAGAGGAAGGGACCCCCAGTGCCTGTGCATCTAAGGGATTCACACTACCCCGGAGCAAAGGCTATAGGGCATGGTAAGGGATACAAATATCCTCACGACTACCCCGGCCATTACGTCAATCAGGAATATCTGCCGCCCGGCGCGCAAAGTGGGCCGTATTACGAGCCGACCGAACATGGTCATGAGGCAAAGTTCAAACAGCGCCTAGACAGACTGCGCAAGAGCGGCTCTGAATCCGATAGCAAGGCGGACGACGAATCATGAAGCCTTGGAGATACAGTGCAACCTGCTTCCTCTCCCCATCGGCGGGAGAGGGTTGGTGTGAGTGGGGAGTCCCGGCCAAGTGAGCAGTAATGAGAAAAAGAGAGTCGTCGTAGCAATGAGCGGCGGTATCGACAGTTCTATAGCCGCCGCGATGCTCCTTGACAATGGCTATGAAGTGATCGGGGTCACGATGCGGATGTGGTCATCCGAGGATGAGGCTCTCGAAAAAATTGCGCGGCAGGCGGAGCAGGATGCGGGCCGCGTAGCGTCGTATCTGGGTATATCGCATCACGTGCTCGATGTTCGGGATGAGTTTGCCAAATGCGTGGTGAGCAACTTTATTGACGAATACCGCCATGGCCGGACGCCGAATCCCTGCGTTGTGTGCAATCCCAAGATCAAGTTCGGCGAGCTGCTTAAGTATACTCAGGACGAACTCGACGCGGACTATATAGCGACAGGTCACTACGCTCGGATAATCTGGGACGAGCCGACGTCGAAGTGGAAGCTGCTGAAAGGCGTGGATAAGACAAAAGACCAGGCATACGTATTGTACAGGCTCAGTCAAAGCCAGTTGGGTAAGATACTCATGCCCCTGGGGTATCATACAAAAAGTGAAGTGCGCGCCATGTCAGATAAGTTGGGTCTGCACTTGACTGAGAGACCCGAGAGCCAGGACATATGCTTTATACCCGGCGGCGGGTATCAGGACTTTTTGAAAAAGTCTGTGCCTGAGTTGATGCGTCCCGGACCCATAGTCGATACTTCGGGCAAGGTGTTGGGTGAGCACGAGGGAATAGCGTTTTATACAGTCGGCCAGCGCCGGGGGCTGCGTGTGGCATCAGGCCGCAGGCTATATGTAATTGCGATTGATGCGCGGTCAAATAAGATAATTCTTGGTGAGCCCGGTGAGTTTGGGCAAAAGGCCGTGCTTATAAAATATGTCAATATGATATCCGGTGAGAAACTTTCGAAATCCGTTGCCGTTTCGGCGAAGATAAGGTATAATGCGCAGGATTCGCCTGCGGTCCTGAGGCCCTTGTCTGAGGACAGCGCCGTGCTTGATTTCGAGCAGACCCAGCGTGCGGTCACTGCCGGCCAATCGGCTGTATTTTATGATGGCGATGAGGTCCTGGGCGGCGGGATAATAGCCGACCGGGTGGAATCGGCCTTGGAAAGTGACGTGTTGAGATGATTGGGCTTTTGGTCACGGTCACAGTGCTGCTGAGCGTGATCCTGATATTATTGGTTGTGGGACTGGCTGTGTATTTCAGGCGGCTGGCGGGTGCGACGCGTGAGCTTGAGGCTACGCTGAAAGTTTTCAGAGAAGAGATTACTGAGCTGGCTGAAGAAGCCGGACGGGTTTTGAGACATACGAATGAGTTGGTGATCGCGGCACGTATGCAGGTGGACCACGTGGGGCGCGCCGCTCAATCGGTTGAAGACCTTGTTGAGGGAAAGACGATAGTGGGTGCGGCTGAAAGGGCTGTTTCAAGTTCCAGGACTACTCTGATTTCGGTTATGCAGGGCATAAAGGAAGGTATTAAAACCTTAAGAAGCGCTAAACAATCAAAGGAGGAATCCAACGATGAGTGAAAATCGAGAAGAAAAGGGCGTATTCATAAATTTCCTGGCAGGCATGGGTTTGGGCGCACTGATCGGTGCGGTGACTGCGCTGCTTGTAGCGCCGAAATCCGGCAATGAGACAAGGGAAGATATAAAGAATGCCGCGGACGATATTCGTGACAAGGCGACCAAGGTAGTCCATGATCTTTCAGAGTCCAGCGAGGAGTTGGTCAAAAAGAGCAGAGAGCTTCTTGAATCGACTCGTGACAAGGTCGTCAGCGCGGTTGACGCGGGTAAGCAGGCCATAATATCGAAGAAAGAAGAGACATCGGAGGAGTCGGAGAATCCTGAGTTTTAGCCGTTATTGGATGGATGTGTGTGTATGCCGCAGATGAGGACGGCAGTCGAAAGGGACGCCGAATAAGATGAGGTGACACAGAGTGAACTTCAAAATAGATGTCAGGACATTGGAGAAGGAGCTTCCCTTAATCGAACTCGAGGGTGAGGTGGACGTATACACTGCGCCACAGCTCAAGCAGCAGATCATAAATATTCTCGAGGACGGCACTAAGGAGTTGATGGTGAATCTCACCAAGGTTGATTATCTGGACAGCACGGCTCTCGGCGTTCTGATCGGTGGATTGAAACGAATGCGAGAGGTAGACGGCAATATGGTGTTGATCTGCCCGAGTCCTCGGATTCGCCGGGTGTTTGAGATCACCGGGCTGGATAAGATTTTCGATATCTACAATTCCGAGGAAGACGCGCGAGAGGTTATGGGAAAGGAGATAGTGTAAACGTGCCGAACGACGAATGTCCCGCTTGCGTGGAGCTGAGAATACCGTGCAAGCCGGAGTATGTTGGTGTAGCAAGGCTGGCGATTCTCGGTGTGGCCAGCCGCATGAAGTTTTCATATGATGAAGTCGAGGATGTCAGGCTTGCGGTAGGCGAGGCGTGCACGACATCGGTCGAGTGGGCTGAGCGCAACTCGAAGCTCGATTCGAGCATTATATTGCGCAGTGAGATCGCTCCCGATAAGCTGACAGTAGACATATTCGACGAGGCCGGTGTCAGGAGTGACGGCGAGGCATCCGGCAGCGTCGATCAGGAACCTGAGAACCTTGGAGCGCTGCTCATAACCTTACTTGTAGATGAGGTTAATGTTGAACCGAATAATAACGGCACGCGTGTTCGGATGGTCAAATATGCTGGACAACGATAGCGGGGCGGCGAGAAAAAAAAGCTCTGTCGCTGAGTGGACCGAGGAAGAGGCCGAGGGTCTTTTCCGCGACTATGTCAGCCGACGTGATCGGAAGACTCGCGACAAGCTGGTTATCATGCACCAGAACCTGGTCCGGTTCCTGGCAGGCAAGTTTGCAAACAGGGGTGAACCGCTTGAAGATTTGGTTCAGGTCGGTGTGATCGGGCTGATAAATGCCATAGACAGGTTCGATCCCGACAGGGGGACAAAGTTTTCGACCTATGCCACTCCCACGATAGTCGGCGAGATCCGGCGGCACTTTCGTGACAAGGCTTGGAGCCTTAAGGTTCCAAGACGGCTTCAGGAGCTTAATCTTGCCGCCAATAAGGCAGCCGAGGACTTGAGCCAGCGTTTGGGACATCCTCCGACTATTCAAGAGATTGCCGGTCAGGTGGGCGCAAGTGAGGAAGAGACACTGGAGGCAATCGAACTTGGAAATGCTTACGATACCGTTTCTCTGGACAGCAAGCTGCCCTATGAGGGCGAATCTGCGCCGCTGACTCTCGCCGAGTTTGTCGGCGACCTCGATGCTTCGCTTCAGAGTATAGAGACTTACGGCGATCTGAAGCAGGCCGTGGACTGCCTGGAGCCTCGTGAAAAAGCGATCATCTACTATCGTTTTTTTAAGGACATGTCTCAGACGGAGGTTGCGAAGAGGCTCAACATATCTCAGATGCACGTTTCGCGCCTGCAGCAGAAGGCCTTAAAGCGACTTAAAGAACTCCTCAGCCAATAATGATGCTGGCGCTAACCTGTAGGGGTGAAGCATTTGCCAAGTGCTTTAGTAAGCTTTGCAAGTTTCGTCGTAAATGCTTCACCCATGATTAATGCTCTCGGGTTTCCTCAATCGCAACAACCTCAATAGATTACCTATTGCAGAATCTTTGTATTGGAACTAAAATTAAATAAGTAAGGTCATACATTCAGGGGTCGCAATGCCTGTCGTGGCTTTGCGACCTTGTGTTGTGAGACGATATAATCCCTCCGGTATCTTACCCGGAGGGATATCGATGCGTATAAAATACATGAGGTCATTTGCGAATGGCAGAATTATACATAGATCAGCTTCTGACTCAGATGGTTGAGAAGTCAGGCTCGGACTTACATCTGAGATATGGGCAGCCGCCGATTATGCGTATTCATGGGAAACTTACTCCGACACCCTTTCCGCCGATTGAGAAGGTTGAGGACATAGTATTTCCAATTTTGAACGAAGAGCGCCGCAAGCGCCTGGAAGAGTTCATGGAGCTGGACCTGTCGTATGAGATAAGGGATGTATCCAGGTTCCGTGTAAACTGTTTCCGCCAGCGCGGTCATGTCGGGGCGGTGCTTCGAGCGATTCCCATTAAGATCAAAACAATTGATGATCTTGGTTTACCGCAAGTGACAAAAGATATATGTCTAAGGCCAAGAGGGTTGGTTCTGGTAACCGGGCCTACCGGTTCCGGTAAATCGACCAGCCTGGCAGCTATGATCAATCATATCAACGAGAACGAGAAAGCGCATATAATCACAATCGAGGACCCGATCGAGTTCGTGCATCAAGATAAGATGTGCTCTGTCAATCAGCGCGAACTGGAGATTGATACTCATTCATTTGCAGAGGCCCTTAAGCACGTTTTGAGACAGGACCCGGATGTCATCCTGGTCGGTGAAATGCGAGACCTCGAAACCATATCCCTTGCGATCACCGCTGCTGAGACCGGTCACCTTGTATTCGGGACTCTGCACACGACCGATGCTCCTCAGACAATCGACCGTGTCATCGACGTTTTCCCTCCAGAACAGCAGTCTCAGATACGAATGCAGCTATCGGTCACGATCCAGGCTGTTATTTCCCAGCAGCTCTTGCCGCGAATTGATGCTCAAGGAGGTCGAATCGCGGCATTCGAGGTGATGGTAGCAACCCCGGCTATTCGAGCGCTGATACGAGAGGGCAAGACACACCAGATATATTCTGATATTCAGGCAGGCGGCGACTTCGGTATGATCTCCCTCGACCAGTATCTTGTCGGTTTATTGAGGAGGCGGGTCATCAATTATGATGACGCCATCTCCAAATCATCAAATCCACGCGAGCTTGAACGTATGGCCGCTAAGGCGCTGCAGGGGGTGGTCAAATGAGCCGAGCAATGAACAGAGAATTTATGGATGAACTGCTCACACTTCTGGTTAAGTTGGAAGGCTCCGACCTCCATATCAAGGCGTACAATTATCCTTTAATGCGCATTCATGGCGACCTGATCCCTCAGAAGCAGTATCCGAAACTCAGTCCCGAGGACACTCACGATTTGGCTTACAGCATGATGAATGAGGTCCGCCAGGCGCGATTTGAGGAAGAGCTGGAAATGGATCTCGCATATGAGATTCCGAATGTATCCAGATATCGAACCAATATTATGCAGCAGCGCGGCATGGTAAGCATGGTCCAGCGTGCAATTCCAACCAAGATCATGAGTATGCAGGAACTGAATCTGCCTCCGGTCTGCCAGTATTTTGCGGAACGCCCGAGAGGAATGGTTTTGGTTACCGGTCCGACCGGTTCCGGCAAGTCCACTACTCTCGCCGCTATGATCGACTATATAAACTCCAACAGATCCGAGCACATCATGACTGTTGAGGACCCTGTTGAGTTTGTTCATGAGTGCAAAAAGTCGATCATTAACCAGCGGGAGTTGGGCACCGATACGCTCTCATTTAACAATGCGCTGAAATATGTTCTCAGGCAGGACCCTGATGTAATTCTGGTCGGTGAGATGCGTGACCTTGAGACGATCCACCTCGCGATCACGGCTGCCGAAACCGGCCACCTTGTATTTGCGACCCTGCATACGCAGGATGCCACTCAGACTGTAGACCGTATCATAGACGTCTTTCCAAACTATCAGCAAGCTCAGATTCGAATGCAGTTGGCCAATAACCTGATAGGTGTGGTTTCTCAGACTCTACTCAAACGAGCAGACGGCCATGGACGGGTAGCGGCTTTTGAGACATTGATGAACTCAACTGCCATCCGAAACCTGATACGTGAAGCTAAGACATTCCAGATAGCTTCGATGATCCAGACCGGCGGCAGACAGGGGATGATGACCCTTGATCAATATCTTGCCGAACTGGTCAAGAGAGGTATGATCAGCCGGGACGAGGGTCTGTCGCGCGCGAGCAATGCAAAAGAGTACGAAGCAATGTTGGAGGTCACCAAATGAAGCTGAAACAGGTCGCTGCGCAGTTATATACACTCAGGGATTACCTCAAAACACCCGCCGATATTGCGGCTTCGCTCAAGAAAGTGAGCGATATCGGTTATCAGGCCGTGCAGCTTAGTGGCATGGGGCCGATATACGAGTCCGAGCTTGTAAGGATTCTCGACGGCGAGGGACTGGTCTGCTGCGCCACTCATGAAAACGGTCAGAGCCTGCTCGACGATCCGAAAGCGATAATAGACCGGCTCAATAAGCTCAACTGCATCTATACGGCATATCCGTATCCGGCTGGTGTGGAGCTTAATTCTCTTGCCGATGTTGAGTCCTTTGCCTCGCGTCTGGATGCGTCCGGCAGGGTTCTGGCTGAGGCCGGGATAACGCTTGCTTATCATAATCACCATATCGAGTTTCGCCGGTTTGAGGGCGAGCTTATGCTGGATGTGATTTATTCTCATACCGACCCGCGTTACCTCCAGGGCGAGCCGGACACTTACTGGATACAATACGGCGGGGGTGATCCGGCAGACTGGTGCAGGAAGCTTAACGGACGGCTTCCCTTGCTTCACATGAAAGATTATGCGGTTATGCCCGACCTGTCTGTTACATATGCAGAGGTGGGCAATGGAAACTTGAACTGGCACGAAATAATTCATGCCGCGCAGGAGTCCGGCTGCCAATGGTATATCGTTGAGCAGGATGAATGCAGGCGCGACCCGTTCGAATCACTAAAGATCAGCTTCGATTACATCCGAAATAACCTTGTTGATTGAAGGCATTCAAGCTCTTGTTGTCGAAGCATATGTTGTCCAAACCAGTTGCAAAACTATAGACGTTTCGGACACAGTCATTTCGAACGCTCACATCTGTCATTCCGAACGAATATGAGGAATCTGCTTTGGAATTGACGTTGTCAAAAGCAGGTTGCTTCGGAGTTCGAAATGACGAATGTCGAGGACACACGTCTGTTGACGGAAAGGAAGAGCAATGAGTGGAAGCGTCCGCTTGGGAATAATCGGTCTGGGGGTAATAGGCAACCATCATGCCACTTACCTGCGGGCCGGCGATGTGAAGCGCTGCGAACTTACAGCAGTGTGCGATATTGACCCGAATCGTATTGAGAAGTTCTCGGACCTGAAAAAATTTACCAGCAGCGAAGAAATGATCCGCTCCGGTGAGGTTGATGCGGTCCTAATATCCACGCCGCACTATGCCCACACGACCATAGGCATCGACGCCCTCGAACAGGGCCTTCATGTTCTGGTCGAAAAGCCCATCTCGGTGCATAAAGCCGATTGCGAGCGCCTGTTGGCGGCTCACAAAGACCCGAAGCAGGTCTTTGCGGTCATGTTCAACCTGCGCACCATCGGCTGGTGGAAGAAATTAAAGCAGCTCATCGACACCGGTGAGTTGGGTGAGATAGTTCGCATCAACTGGACTTGCACCGACTGGTTCAGGAGCGAGGCATACTATGCCAGCGGTGGATGGAGAGGCACCTGGGCCGGTGAAGGCGGCGGTGTGCTAATGAACCAGAGCCCGCATTATCTTGACCTCTGGCAGTATTTCTTTGGTATGCCGGAAAAAATCCGAGCATTTTGTGGTTTCGGCGTGCGCCACAATGTTGAGATTGAAGATGAAGTCACCGCCTATATGGAATATTCCAACAAGGCGACAGGTGTGCTGATAACTTCTACCGGCGAGTTCCCCGGCACCAATCGTTTGGAAGTTGCCGGTGAGCAGGGCAAGGTTATCATTGAAGGCGGCAAGTTCAGTTTTACAAGAAATGAGGTCCAGACGACTCAGTTCAGCAAGACATGCCCTACAGGGTTTGTCTTCCCGCCCGTTTGGAATATAGACATCCCCGTAAAGAGCGGTGGCCAGCACATGGAGATAACGCAAAACTTTGTGAACGCTATTCTTGACGGAACTCCGTTGCTTTCTCCAGCCGAAGAGGGGATTAAGTCTGTGGAGCTTGCCAACGCGATGATCTACTCGACTCTTACCGATTCCACGGTGCACTTACCCTTGGATAGCCAGGCTTTCGAGAAAGAACTGCAGCGTCTTATTGCCGAGTCGAGATTCGTCAAGCAGAGCGAAAAAGGCG includes:
- a CDS encoding ATP-binding protein, which encodes MPNDECPACVELRIPCKPEYVGVARLAILGVASRMKFSYDEVEDVRLAVGEACTTSVEWAERNSKLDSSIILRSEIAPDKLTVDIFDEAGVRSDGEASGSVDQEPENLGALLITLLVDEVNVEPNNNGTRVRMVKYAGQR
- a CDS encoding type IV pilus twitching motility protein PilT, which translates into the protein MSRAMNREFMDELLTLLVKLEGSDLHIKAYNYPLMRIHGDLIPQKQYPKLSPEDTHDLAYSMMNEVRQARFEEELEMDLAYEIPNVSRYRTNIMQQRGMVSMVQRAIPTKIMSMQELNLPPVCQYFAERPRGMVLVTGPTGSGKSTTLAAMIDYINSNRSEHIMTVEDPVEFVHECKKSIINQRELGTDTLSFNNALKYVLRQDPDVILVGEMRDLETIHLAITAAETGHLVFATLHTQDATQTVDRIIDVFPNYQQAQIRMQLANNLIGVVSQTLLKRADGHGRVAAFETLMNSTAIRNLIREAKTFQIASMIQTGGRQGMMTLDQYLAELVKRGMISRDEGLSRASNAKEYEAMLEVTK
- a CDS encoding uroporphyrinogen decarboxylase family protein, which encodes MTSRERIKTIFTGGVPDRCGFWMGNPLGDTWQNYFEYFGTSNQEEVRRHLDDDIRWICADFAYKHPEGKPLFEMTRDGKPIFADCEDVVEIEDYPDWPNLDYLDFTQPLDDLRSAGDVCRASGMWASFFHILAGYFGMENYFIKMYLNPDVVDAVTRKVCEFFLESNRRFFEVAGDEMDVFFFGNDYGTQLDLLVSPEQWDRFMLPYTKALVDLGHKYGYKVMHHSCGAVHKIIPKYIEMGVDALHPLQARASNMDAETLARDFKGKIAFVGGIDTQHLLVHGSPEDVKAEVRRVKALLGPNLVISPSHEALLPNVPAQNVVAMAEAAREM
- a CDS encoding replication-associated recombination protein A, coding for MPNLLPETPEELSHQPLAARMRPRTMDEFVGQEQILAPGTLLRTAIEKDELPSMIFWGPAGCGKSTLAAVIAHHSRARFENFSAVTSGIPEMRKVIARSKEQRKLDGRKTILFVDEIHRFNKAQQDALLPHVEDGTVVLIGATTENPYFEVNTPLLSRARIFRFDPLSDENVRALIDRALHDSERGLGSENIVVNEDAMAHIIDIAEGDARNALNALESAVASTEPDPKTGVKTVTLKIAEEAVQKRVLKYDRNGDNHYDTVSAYIKSMRGSDPDAAIYWLARMLAAGEDPKFVARRLVIAAAEDIGNADPMALVVANATAQAVQFVGMPEAQIPLAQATVYLACAPKSNASYMAIDRANRDVMERKGPPVPVHLRDSHYPGAKAIGHGKGYKYPHDYPGHYVNQEYLPPGAQSGPYYEPTEHGHEAKFKQRLDRLRKSGSESDSKADDES
- a CDS encoding STAS domain-containing protein, translating into MNFKIDVRTLEKELPLIELEGEVDVYTAPQLKQQIINILEDGTKELMVNLTKVDYLDSTALGVLIGGLKRMREVDGNMVLICPSPRIRRVFEITGLDKIFDIYNSEEDAREVMGKEIV
- a CDS encoding lectin like domain-containing protein; this translates as YVTIKLSSAVSVVNGHKFTVLVKTTTPGRTYPLPLEYPISQYSSRATSEPDESFASSDGNNWLDLNNYDASACLKAYTASSVATVAAPIFSPDAGTYTKEQKVTISCATSGAEIHYSVNGAAPTTSDPKIASGAAVTVSKSLTLKAKAWKTGMNPSAVKSAVYTISHIPTNISLAPSSGYLRGYWKYTFVSKHSDSAGAGTIKSVSLLINSATVGSNAIYCIYIGNKLYLRNDEGTRSLGGYEVGSDNVIENGQCRLYCKNTTVSRSGNTLTVNWVIEIKPSMANRVCYGWLFAADSDGFYKGWDKFGEFTFRPLTEPWNVCLIPVSATFNTGVKYTISSVYFDIACCSSIDIAALLINNVQSASNAVYVLYNVQTDKLFLRNDAGTGNLGGYAPGSDNVIENKQCKLYCKYTTVVNNINGLAISWSIEMKPSMAGKSCKCWLYVKDITGVYNGWSFLGSRTIK
- the mnmA gene encoding tRNA 2-thiouridine(34) synthase MnmA, encoding MSSNEKKRVVVAMSGGIDSSIAAAMLLDNGYEVIGVTMRMWSSEDEALEKIARQAEQDAGRVASYLGISHHVLDVRDEFAKCVVSNFIDEYRHGRTPNPCVVCNPKIKFGELLKYTQDELDADYIATGHYARIIWDEPTSKWKLLKGVDKTKDQAYVLYRLSQSQLGKILMPLGYHTKSEVRAMSDKLGLHLTERPESQDICFIPGGGYQDFLKKSVPELMRPGPIVDTSGKVLGEHEGIAFYTVGQRRGLRVASGRRLYVIAIDARSNKIILGEPGEFGQKAVLIKYVNMISGEKLSKSVAVSAKIRYNAQDSPAVLRPLSEDSAVLDFEQTQRAVTAGQSAVFYDGDEVLGGGIIADRVESALESDVLR
- a CDS encoding type IV pilus twitching motility protein PilT, translated to MAELYIDQLLTQMVEKSGSDLHLRYGQPPIMRIHGKLTPTPFPPIEKVEDIVFPILNEERRKRLEEFMELDLSYEIRDVSRFRVNCFRQRGHVGAVLRAIPIKIKTIDDLGLPQVTKDICLRPRGLVLVTGPTGSGKSTSLAAMINHINENEKAHIITIEDPIEFVHQDKMCSVNQRELEIDTHSFAEALKHVLRQDPDVILVGEMRDLETISLAITAAETGHLVFGTLHTTDAPQTIDRVIDVFPPEQQSQIRMQLSVTIQAVISQQLLPRIDAQGGRIAAFEVMVATPAIRALIREGKTHQIYSDIQAGGDFGMISLDQYLVGLLRRRVINYDDAISKSSNPRELERMAAKALQGVVK
- a CDS encoding sugar phosphate isomerase/epimerase, whose amino-acid sequence is MKLKQVAAQLYTLRDYLKTPADIAASLKKVSDIGYQAVQLSGMGPIYESELVRILDGEGLVCCATHENGQSLLDDPKAIIDRLNKLNCIYTAYPYPAGVELNSLADVESFASRLDASGRVLAEAGITLAYHNHHIEFRRFEGELMLDVIYSHTDPRYLQGEPDTYWIQYGGGDPADWCRKLNGRLPLLHMKDYAVMPDLSVTYAEVGNGNLNWHEIIHAAQESGCQWYIVEQDECRRDPFESLKISFDYIRNNLVD
- a CDS encoding YtxH domain-containing protein translates to MSENREEKGVFINFLAGMGLGALIGAVTALLVAPKSGNETREDIKNAADDIRDKATKVVHDLSESSEELVKKSRELLESTRDKVVSAVDAGKQAIISKKEETSEESENPEF
- a CDS encoding SigB/SigF/SigG family RNA polymerase sigma factor, yielding MLDNDSGAARKKSSVAEWTEEEAEGLFRDYVSRRDRKTRDKLVIMHQNLVRFLAGKFANRGEPLEDLVQVGVIGLINAIDRFDPDRGTKFSTYATPTIVGEIRRHFRDKAWSLKVPRRLQELNLAANKAAEDLSQRLGHPPTIQEIAGQVGASEEETLEAIELGNAYDTVSLDSKLPYEGESAPLTLAEFVGDLDASLQSIETYGDLKQAVDCLEPREKAIIYYRFFKDMSQTEVAKRLNISQMHVSRLQQKALKRLKELLSQ